The proteins below come from a single Gimesia alba genomic window:
- a CDS encoding FliH/SctL family protein: protein MAELEPVKLLKADAFRALGSKIAYNFKDMEKRCEDYLQNVRNQTRQMLIDAQQEAEQIKRDAFVAGKQEGHAEAQHELEAIIQTRSQESANRIVEEKLGAIYPALQAAVEGLQREQIHWRQTWDATAIEICLSIAEKMIRHEIKAHPESVRAMMSEALKLASGTQHIRFHLNPADVAHLGESTKQFVTNLTGCQTCEIIEDESISSGGCFIETQHGTIDATLEAQLDRISQELVIQTQD, encoded by the coding sequence ATGGCAGAACTGGAACCAGTCAAATTGTTAAAGGCAGACGCATTTCGAGCGCTGGGTTCGAAAATTGCCTACAATTTCAAGGACATGGAAAAACGCTGTGAAGATTATCTTCAGAATGTACGTAATCAGACGCGGCAAATGCTGATTGATGCGCAACAGGAAGCGGAGCAGATTAAACGGGATGCATTTGTAGCCGGTAAACAGGAAGGGCATGCGGAAGCCCAGCATGAATTAGAGGCAATCATTCAGACGCGATCACAAGAGAGTGCGAATCGCATTGTCGAAGAAAAACTGGGTGCGATTTATCCGGCATTGCAGGCAGCCGTTGAGGGATTGCAGCGTGAGCAGATTCACTGGCGTCAAACCTGGGATGCGACGGCAATCGAAATCTGCCTGAGTATTGCGGAGAAAATGATCCGTCATGAAATCAAGGCTCACCCTGAATCAGTTCGTGCGATGATGAGCGAAGCACTCAAGCTGGCATCAGGGACGCAGCATATCCGATTTCATTTGAATCCGGCTGATGTCGCGCATCTTGGTGAAAGCACGAAGCAGTTTGTCACTAATCTGACGGGCTGTCAAACTTGTGAAATTATTGAAGACGAATCAATTTCTTCCGGAGGCTGTTTTATTGAAACGCAGCATGGAACGATTGACGCCACACTGGAAGCACAACTAGATCGCATTTCCCAGGAACTTGTGATCCAGACTCAGGATTAA
- the fliE gene encoding flagellar hook-basal body complex protein FliE yields MTSSISQIGNTFLPGIPPVGLNENSTGGVSGGLSFKDMMLQSLDNVNQLQVQSDQAIEGGLLGEDITQAEVFSSIKKADLALRMMVQMRNKLLEAYNEIQNMQL; encoded by the coding sequence ATGACAAGTTCCATCAGTCAAATTGGAAACACGTTTTTGCCGGGAATTCCACCGGTAGGTCTGAATGAGAATTCCACGGGGGGCGTTAGCGGTGGGCTTTCTTTCAAGGACATGATGCTGCAGTCGCTTGATAATGTCAATCAGTTGCAGGTTCAATCGGATCAGGCGATCGAAGGTGGATTGTTAGGTGAAGACATTACGCAGGCAGAGGTGTTTTCTTCTATTAAGAAGGCCGATCTGGCACTTCGGATGATGGTTCAGATGCGAAATAAACTACTGGAAGCCTATAACGAAATTCAGAATATGCAGTTATAA
- a CDS encoding OmpA/MotB family protein has product MAMPEDDGPPGVPEWVVTYGDMMSLLLTFFIMLVSMSEIRNDEGSVRAMLDSLRERFGTHQGTAAVPGKSLDATSNQSKPASKGTSSDGGTKTGKEKSSGGGGANKTVERINTGTEVTLGGAASFGRFSAELTPEIKSKLNIIAEVLLPTPNRLVVRGHASPEPLPKDSKFQDSQELSFYRAKNVAEYLESKGIAPTRLIVSSVGDAEPRTITRNPKEQYLNRRVDVFLIDAYIVSPQTGDR; this is encoded by the coding sequence ATGGCAATGCCGGAAGATGATGGACCTCCAGGCGTACCGGAATGGGTTGTCACCTATGGTGATATGATGTCGTTGTTGCTGACATTCTTCATCATGCTGGTGTCAATGAGTGAAATCCGGAATGATGAAGGAAGCGTACGCGCCATGTTAGACTCATTGCGCGAGCGTTTTGGTACTCATCAGGGAACAGCTGCCGTTCCCGGAAAATCTTTGGACGCCACCAGCAATCAGAGTAAGCCTGCTTCGAAAGGGACCAGCTCTGATGGGGGTACCAAAACCGGAAAAGAGAAATCATCCGGTGGTGGTGGGGCGAATAAAACGGTCGAGCGAATCAATACGGGGACCGAAGTGACTCTGGGGGGGGCTGCTAGTTTCGGTCGGTTTTCTGCCGAGTTAACGCCTGAAATCAAATCGAAGCTGAATATCATTGCTGAAGTTCTTCTGCCTACCCCCAATCGGCTCGTGGTGCGTGGACATGCCTCCCCGGAACCTCTCCCAAAGGACTCAAAGTTTCAGGATTCACAAGAACTTTCTTTTTATCGCGCTAAAAATGTAGCCGAGTATCTGGAATCCAAGGGAATTGCGCCAACTAGACTGATTGTCAGTTCAGTAGGTGATGCGGAACCACGGACCATCACGCGCAATCCTAAAGAGCAATACTTAAATCGTCGGGTTGACGTATTTTTGATTGATGCGTATATAGTCTCTCCACAGACAGGCGATCGTTAA
- a CDS encoding FliI/YscN family ATPase, with translation MFDVSQQIKQILPFRLTGRVTRVVGLTASVSGFPAPLGAVCAIDRENGQSIEAEVVGFQDEETLLLPYEDLTGIRRGDRVSLIQSVPAVAVGEGILGRVLDGRGRCIDGKNQAMLSHRANLKAKPISPLNRPRIDAPLSTGIRTIDGLLTCGKGQRLGIFAGSGVGKSTLMGQMARQSSADVNVVCLVGERGREVREFLDRDLGPEGLARSVVIVATSDEPALIRLRAAHLATAVSEFFRDSGKDVLLMMDSVTRYALAQREIGLAAGEPPATRGYPPSVFSLLPKLLERSGRTESGSITGFYTVLVEADDANEPISDTVRGILDGHIMLSRKLAHESHWPAIDVLQSISRSMNDITSPEHQQSAAELKKLMAAYQQSEDLISIGAYQAGSNSEVDLAIKLRPLWNDYLKQGNTENSNFEEAASGLQTLLNRMQQLKPMKSDNAQQNIPPGQEVEAAGSAS, from the coding sequence ATGTTTGATGTTTCTCAACAGATAAAACAGATTCTGCCATTTCGGTTGACAGGCCGAGTGACCCGGGTGGTTGGTTTGACCGCATCTGTCTCCGGGTTTCCAGCCCCCTTGGGGGCGGTCTGTGCGATTGACCGCGAGAACGGACAATCGATTGAAGCAGAAGTTGTGGGTTTTCAAGATGAAGAAACATTATTACTGCCTTATGAAGACTTAACGGGTATACGTCGTGGAGACCGTGTTTCTTTGATTCAATCGGTGCCTGCGGTTGCTGTAGGTGAAGGAATTCTGGGCAGAGTTCTGGATGGTCGAGGGCGCTGTATCGATGGTAAAAATCAGGCGATGTTATCACATCGTGCCAATCTGAAAGCCAAGCCGATTTCTCCATTGAATCGTCCACGCATCGATGCGCCATTGAGTACAGGAATCAGAACTATTGATGGCTTGCTGACATGTGGTAAAGGTCAGCGACTCGGAATTTTTGCCGGGAGTGGTGTCGGTAAAAGTACCTTGATGGGACAAATGGCCCGCCAGAGTTCTGCCGATGTGAATGTCGTTTGTCTGGTGGGGGAACGAGGCCGCGAAGTACGTGAATTTCTGGATCGGGATTTAGGACCGGAAGGATTAGCACGGAGCGTGGTGATTGTTGCGACCAGCGATGAACCCGCGTTAATTCGACTCCGTGCAGCGCATCTGGCCACAGCCGTTTCCGAGTTCTTTCGTGACAGCGGGAAAGATGTATTACTGATGATGGACAGCGTCACCCGTTATGCGTTAGCGCAGCGCGAAATTGGATTGGCGGCAGGTGAACCCCCGGCAACCAGGGGATATCCTCCTAGCGTCTTTTCCCTCCTGCCGAAATTATTAGAGCGGAGTGGTCGCACTGAATCAGGGAGTATTACCGGTTTCTATACGGTTCTCGTTGAAGCAGATGACGCGAACGAGCCGATTTCAGATACAGTGCGAGGAATTTTGGATGGGCATATCATGTTGTCCCGAAAACTCGCCCATGAGTCGCATTGGCCTGCGATTGATGTTTTGCAGAGTATCAGTCGTTCGATGAATGATATTACCAGCCCCGAGCATCAACAATCAGCGGCAGAGTTAAAGAAACTGATGGCCGCCTATCAGCAATCGGAAGATTTGATTTCGATTGGTGCTTATCAGGCGGGTTCGAATTCGGAAGTTGACCTCGCGATTAAGCTAAGACCTTTGTGGAATGATTATCTGAAACAGGGGAATACGGAAAATTCCAATTTTGAAGAGGCAGCCAGCGGTCTTCAAACGTTGCTAAACCGGATGCAGCAACTCAAGCCGATGAAGAGCGATAACGCGCAGCAGAATATACCGCCAGGGCAGGAAGTTGAAGCAGCCGGTAGCGCTTCTTGA
- a CDS encoding flagellar hook-basal body complex protein, which yields MGLTSALNTSLGGLALNETSIDVLGNNIANAGTNGFKASNVLFTTQLSRTLSVGSRPTSSNGGTNPRQIGLGALSASIRKDFTQGSVTNSTSPSDLAIQGEGFFILDSPDGQVYSRNGNFELNSQSLLTNQSGFKVQGYGVDEDFNLVTTTLTDIEVPLGDLNVAQATKNVEIGGALLPTGTLGTLGSVLTSPALTDAGNANAAITGATLLTDVEETIGTPLFTLGETLSFTPSKGGRSLDPLTLVVGAGTTAADLATFLDQTLGIQNGGGIPNDGGTGGQPGVTITGGGEFQIVGNSGTVNDISITIGNLTSNGATVPISFTKSQQANGESAITDFVIFDSLGEPVTMKMTSVLESRTSNNTVFRYFLESADDDDGDIAVSNGTITFDSKGVVTNYTPNTFAVSRVSSAADEMDVTIDLSNISGISSQSAGSTLKLTLQDGSDPGTLSSFVIDETGIINGVFDNGIIRTLGQVTLARFANPQGLLESGNSAFQEGVSSGPPFLVTPGNFGAGTIRAGSVELSNTDVGRNLVDLIVASTNYRGNARVISSVQQLVDELLVLGR from the coding sequence ATGGGATTGACGTCTGCATTAAATACATCGTTGGGTGGTTTGGCCCTGAATGAAACAAGTATCGATGTGCTGGGTAATAATATTGCCAACGCCGGGACGAACGGATTTAAAGCATCCAATGTTCTCTTTACCACTCAGTTATCGCGAACGTTGAGTGTGGGTTCACGACCGACCTCAAGCAACGGTGGTACGAACCCACGTCAAATTGGTTTAGGTGCTCTGAGTGCTTCGATTCGAAAAGACTTTACGCAGGGAAGTGTGACGAACAGTACCAGTCCTTCCGACCTCGCGATTCAGGGCGAGGGATTTTTCATTCTTGACAGTCCCGATGGTCAGGTTTATTCGCGAAATGGTAACTTTGAACTGAACAGTCAGAGTCTGTTGACGAACCAGAGTGGTTTTAAGGTTCAGGGGTATGGAGTTGACGAAGACTTTAATCTGGTGACCACCACTCTGACCGATATTGAAGTGCCTTTAGGGGATTTGAACGTTGCTCAGGCGACGAAAAACGTCGAAATTGGTGGTGCTTTGTTACCGACGGGAACCCTGGGGACGTTAGGTTCTGTGCTGACATCACCGGCCTTAACCGATGCCGGTAACGCCAACGCGGCAATCACTGGAGCCACATTGTTGACCGATGTTGAGGAGACAATCGGGACTCCGTTATTCACGCTTGGTGAGACATTATCCTTCACTCCCAGCAAAGGGGGGCGTTCGCTTGATCCTTTGACTTTGGTTGTTGGTGCAGGCACAACGGCTGCTGATTTAGCAACCTTTCTCGATCAAACATTGGGGATTCAGAATGGGGGGGGAATTCCGAACGATGGAGGAACGGGAGGCCAGCCTGGCGTGACGATTACCGGTGGTGGAGAATTTCAGATTGTTGGTAACAGCGGTACCGTGAATGATATTTCGATTACAATTGGTAATTTGACTTCGAATGGTGCCACTGTTCCCATCTCTTTTACAAAATCGCAACAGGCGAATGGCGAAAGCGCGATTACGGACTTTGTGATTTTTGACTCTCTGGGTGAACCTGTGACGATGAAGATGACCAGCGTACTGGAGTCACGCACATCGAATAATACAGTATTCCGCTACTTCCTGGAGAGTGCCGACGATGATGATGGTGACATCGCAGTCTCGAACGGAACCATTACTTTTGACAGTAAAGGGGTGGTGACCAACTACACACCCAATACCTTTGCTGTAAGTCGGGTTTCGTCGGCTGCCGATGAAATGGACGTGACCATCGACTTGTCGAACATTTCGGGTATTTCCTCCCAATCTGCCGGTAGTACATTAAAACTGACTCTGCAGGATGGTTCTGACCCGGGGACCTTGTCCAGTTTCGTGATTGACGAAACGGGAATTATCAACGGCGTGTTTGATAACGGTATCATTCGTACGCTGGGGCAGGTCACGTTGGCTCGTTTTGCAAACCCCCAGGGTTTGCTGGAATCGGGGAATTCAGCCTTCCAGGAAGGGGTCAGTTCTGGTCCTCCGTTCCTCGTGACACCTGGAAACTTTGGTGCTGGTACGATTCGTGCCGGTTCTGTTGAGCTGTCCAATACCGACGTCGGTCGAAATCTGGTCGATCTGATTGTAGCCTCGACGAATTATCGAGGAAACGCACGTGTCATCAGTTCGGTGCAGCAGTTGGTAGACGAGCTTCTTGTTCTGGGACGATAG
- the fliG gene encoding flagellar motor switch protein FliG, translated as MDELQKAAILLLSLDKALAAEVLSLMSKEDVEKVTMMIARMQDVSKEQQASVLNEFTALRGEQTTMERGGLDAVNELLEQSLGKEGAGSILDSINQTMNSVPFGFLQKSGANNLLTFIIEEHPQTIAMIMSHLPSNMAAEVLAGLPSNKQMDVIKRIANMEQTSPEVIRDVEKSLEHRMKNTFSQGMEKAGGVELVAEILNVTDRMTNKGILESMDQDTPDLADEIRRLMFVFDDLVKLDGKAIQALLKEVDNNQWAVALKGASEEIKQKVLSNLSQRAADMLREEMEYLGPIKVSDVEAVQQQIVDSVRRLEDAGEIEVAAGNESEQYIT; from the coding sequence ATGGATGAACTGCAAAAAGCTGCGATTTTGTTATTGAGCCTGGATAAGGCACTGGCTGCAGAAGTGCTCAGTTTGATGTCGAAAGAAGATGTCGAAAAAGTGACAATGATGATTGCCCGCATGCAAGACGTTTCGAAAGAGCAGCAAGCCAGCGTATTAAATGAATTTACAGCGCTGCGTGGCGAACAGACTACGATGGAACGGGGCGGGTTGGATGCCGTCAATGAGCTGCTGGAACAGTCACTGGGGAAAGAAGGCGCGGGCTCGATTCTGGATAGTATTAACCAGACGATGAATTCGGTGCCGTTTGGTTTTTTGCAGAAATCCGGAGCGAACAATCTGCTGACATTTATTATCGAAGAACATCCCCAGACGATCGCCATGATTATGTCGCATTTACCGAGTAACATGGCAGCCGAAGTGCTGGCCGGTCTGCCGTCCAACAAGCAGATGGATGTGATTAAACGCATTGCCAATATGGAGCAAACCAGTCCGGAAGTGATCAGGGATGTGGAAAAGAGCCTTGAGCACCGCATGAAAAATACGTTCAGCCAGGGAATGGAAAAAGCCGGGGGTGTGGAACTGGTTGCAGAAATTCTGAACGTAACGGACCGGATGACAAACAAAGGGATTCTGGAAAGTATGGACCAGGATACCCCCGATCTGGCTGATGAAATTCGGCGTTTGATGTTTGTCTTTGATGATCTGGTAAAACTGGATGGTAAGGCGATCCAGGCTCTGCTGAAAGAAGTGGACAATAATCAGTGGGCAGTGGCACTTAAAGGTGCTTCTGAAGAAATCAAACAGAAAGTTCTCAGCAATCTGTCACAACGGGCTGCTGATATGCTACGCGAAGAAATGGAATATCTGGGACCAATCAAGGTCAGTGATGTTGAAGCAGTTCAGCAGCAGATTGTTGACAGCGTTAGACGACTGGAAGATGCCGGCGAAATTGAGGTGGCAGCCGGTAATGAAAGTGAGCAGTACATTACCTGA
- a CDS encoding flagellar export protein FliJ: MKKFEFQFESVLKMRRHKRSLCRQLLGEILQTDQRLIEQRLQLEQLRQEQFQEIRLRQSAGVVDIDGATSLRFYAGQLQSQIQNVIANRKIIEKQIIACRQALARAEQDVKAMEKLSDKHRDEFLYAQNRKEEMELEETWSATQQMGVVR; the protein is encoded by the coding sequence ATGAAAAAGTTCGAGTTTCAATTTGAATCTGTACTCAAAATGCGACGTCATAAGCGCAGCTTATGCCGTCAGTTGTTGGGAGAGATTCTACAGACGGATCAACGATTGATCGAACAGCGATTGCAGCTGGAGCAACTTCGTCAGGAGCAGTTCCAGGAAATTCGTTTAAGGCAATCTGCAGGTGTTGTGGATATTGATGGGGCAACCAGTCTGCGGTTTTATGCAGGACAGTTACAGTCCCAGATTCAGAATGTAATTGCGAATCGGAAAATTATCGAGAAACAGATCATTGCCTGCAGGCAGGCGCTGGCGCGAGCTGAGCAGGATGTCAAAGCGATGGAAAAACTGTCTGACAAACACCGCGATGAGTTTCTCTATGCGCAAAACAGGAAAGAAGAAATGGAGCTTGAAGAAACCTGGTCTGCAACTCAGCAAATGGGGGTTGTACGATGA
- a CDS encoding motility protein A, translated as MDKATAGGLVAGVALLLLAIAIAPGSSFTAFIDIPSAAVVVGGAIAASFIAFPGAAMLLFPKVVKKVFFPNQQDMAPVISQIVEFAEIARRDGILALEAKTEEIQDPFILLGVQMAVDGTDVDLMEQILRTEMEAVAGRHKNGKSLMDTVGRYAPAFGMIGTLMGLIIMLGNMDDPEAIGPGMAVALITTLYGAIVSNLFFLPFADKLAYYSKQEFQVREVIIKGLIAIQEGDNPRVIEQKLNTFLPQDQRVGKDSQAA; from the coding sequence ATGGATAAGGCAACAGCCGGTGGACTAGTCGCAGGGGTCGCATTGCTTTTGCTGGCGATCGCCATTGCGCCAGGTTCGAGTTTCACCGCCTTTATCGACATTCCTTCTGCTGCAGTTGTGGTAGGGGGGGCGATTGCCGCCAGTTTTATCGCATTCCCCGGGGCTGCAATGTTATTGTTTCCTAAGGTGGTGAAGAAAGTCTTCTTTCCCAATCAGCAGGATATGGCACCTGTGATTTCACAAATTGTGGAATTTGCAGAAATTGCCCGCCGGGATGGTATTTTAGCATTGGAAGCCAAAACAGAAGAGATTCAGGACCCCTTCATTCTGCTGGGCGTCCAGATGGCCGTCGATGGTACTGATGTGGATTTGATGGAGCAAATCTTACGAACCGAGATGGAGGCGGTGGCGGGCAGACATAAAAACGGGAAATCTCTGATGGATACCGTAGGTCGTTATGCACCTGCGTTTGGAATGATCGGTACCCTGATGGGCTTGATCATCATGTTGGGCAACATGGACGACCCGGAAGCGATTGGCCCTGGTATGGCGGTTGCATTGATTACGACCTTGTATGGTGCGATTGTGTCTAACCTGTTTTTTCTACCGTTTGCAGATAAGCTGGCCTATTACAGCAAACAGGAGTTTCAAGTCCGGGAAGTGATCATTAAAGGTTTGATCGCGATTCAGGAAGGCGATAATCCGCGCGTGATTGAGCAGAAACTCAATACTTTTCTGCCTCAGGATCAGCGGGTTGGAAAAGACAGTCAGGCAGCCTGA
- a CDS encoding flagellar hook-length control protein FliK — protein MSDSRKISLLDLQAPDLSQYGKTNRDLNRGATRSTDSSYRKQLSESLSKKQTTTSTEKAQERESRSADLKSDQSRTGSKNTESRSTTEPRDDQAPVENQQREGTRSASEKSKIGNSGPEKVTTDQEQDLQGNSETIETTEEVINPQPAANLPTKEKEQTYSLFNTSFAVQNEAAFDQEVTTADSEILPPANFQLVDDQNLVNLQTDVTDTGLSEPIPIPDGLADQLKKQVVETSQTESGQEITAVDVSNLNPELNAANQPDETPTEQIEGEKQLSDAELKLQLEKISDLEISDELKQAIEEYQAKNSDNGAGSTDENEVDIQALIQQRYQRSRNEEQTESDSDEANQGEIPLDHDSLQQVSDTVIEQLQQEPESEQPDITEIVKESSAREAERAKQTDQQNEEVTQTVVNPGLKPASETLSQIQTESTKTAPVSQDNSTIDQDQTLSQSTGTPLSSQTTGTQSTTPVGPPVDVKQVEQLVERIVGAVRQSQSTGQQLKIRLSPPELGTLQIEVSLKNGEYTAKLEVQNRHAQKVINDNIAQLKEALTKTGVSLDRIDVHINTDSTEDQRSSHSDAQTQSGGDFESNQFSENEGGSEERQQEPGFAEETFRQDDVADENSPKVSRSQGIVTENVEEIDVQI, from the coding sequence ATGTCTGATTCTCGCAAAATATCCCTGCTCGACCTGCAAGCACCGGATCTGAGTCAATACGGCAAAACAAATCGTGACCTGAATCGAGGAGCAACGCGTAGTACAGATTCCAGTTATCGTAAGCAGTTAAGTGAATCTCTCTCTAAGAAACAAACAACTACTTCGACTGAGAAAGCTCAGGAACGCGAATCCAGATCCGCTGATTTGAAATCGGATCAGAGCCGAACGGGAAGCAAAAATACAGAATCCCGTTCCACTACCGAGCCCCGAGACGATCAGGCACCAGTCGAAAATCAGCAGCGCGAGGGAACCAGGTCTGCTTCTGAAAAATCAAAGATTGGAAACTCAGGACCAGAGAAGGTAACGACTGATCAGGAGCAGGATCTTCAGGGTAATTCTGAAACGATTGAAACGACAGAAGAAGTTATCAATCCACAGCCGGCAGCCAATCTTCCGACAAAAGAGAAGGAGCAGACTTACTCGCTGTTTAATACCTCCTTTGCCGTTCAGAATGAAGCAGCCTTTGATCAAGAGGTCACTACTGCTGACAGCGAAATTCTCCCTCCTGCTAATTTTCAGTTGGTCGATGATCAGAACCTGGTGAATTTACAGACAGACGTGACGGATACCGGTTTGAGTGAACCGATTCCCATTCCGGACGGGTTAGCGGATCAGTTAAAGAAACAAGTCGTTGAGACATCTCAAACCGAGTCTGGTCAGGAAATCACAGCAGTTGATGTATCAAACCTCAACCCGGAGTTGAATGCCGCCAATCAACCTGATGAAACACCGACCGAACAAATCGAAGGTGAAAAACAACTGTCTGATGCAGAACTAAAATTGCAATTGGAAAAAATATCCGATCTGGAGATTTCAGATGAACTAAAACAGGCGATTGAGGAGTATCAGGCGAAGAATTCTGACAACGGGGCAGGGAGCACTGATGAGAATGAAGTTGATATTCAGGCTTTGATCCAACAGCGGTACCAGCGTTCCCGGAATGAAGAACAGACGGAATCTGATTCTGATGAAGCCAATCAGGGAGAGATTCCATTAGACCATGATTCCCTTCAACAGGTTTCGGATACGGTAATCGAACAATTACAGCAAGAGCCGGAATCGGAGCAGCCCGATATTACTGAAATTGTGAAAGAATCGAGTGCCCGGGAAGCGGAGCGGGCAAAACAGACCGATCAACAGAATGAAGAAGTGACTCAGACCGTGGTCAATCCGGGGCTGAAACCAGCTTCCGAGACACTGAGCCAGATCCAAACCGAATCGACAAAAACAGCTCCTGTTTCCCAGGATAACAGTACCATAGATCAGGATCAGACGCTTTCTCAGTCGACAGGAACCCCTCTGTCATCTCAAACAACGGGGACACAGTCGACGACACCAGTAGGGCCTCCAGTCGATGTCAAACAGGTAGAGCAACTCGTTGAACGGATTGTTGGTGCGGTGCGACAATCACAATCCACAGGGCAGCAGCTGAAAATTCGTTTGAGCCCGCCTGAATTGGGGACATTGCAGATTGAAGTCTCATTAAAAAATGGTGAGTACACGGCGAAACTGGAAGTGCAAAACAGACACGCGCAAAAAGTGATCAATGATAACATCGCGCAGTTGAAAGAAGCATTGACCAAGACCGGCGTTTCACTCGATCGGATTGACGTACATATTAACACAGATTCCACAGAAGATCAGCGATCATCCCATTCTGACGCACAAACTCAGTCAGGGGGAGATTTTGAATCAAACCAGTTCTCTGAAAATGAGGGCGGTTCTGAAGAGAGACAGCAAGAGCCGGGCTTTGCCGAAGAGACTTTCAGGCAAGATGATGTTGCCGACGAGAATAGCCCCAAGGTGAGTCGCTCCCAGGGAATTGTGACAGAAAATGTAGAAGAAATTGACGTCCAAATTTAA
- a CDS encoding flagellar FlbD family protein produces the protein MIKLTRLNGEEFVINAALIQCIESRPDTFITLTSEDRLIVKESVEEVVKRSIAYSRAIRLVPGLS, from the coding sequence ATGATCAAATTGACCAGACTGAACGGTGAAGAGTTTGTCATCAATGCCGCGTTGATTCAGTGCATTGAAAGCAGGCCCGATACCTTTATCACGTTGACTTCAGAGGATCGTTTGATCGTCAAGGAAAGCGTGGAAGAAGTTGTCAAACGGTCGATTGCCTACTCGCGGGCGATTCGTCTTGTACCTGGTCTTTCCTGA
- the flgC gene encoding flagellar basal body rod protein FlgC — translation MLKGIDISTSALVAQRQRMNTIAGNIASVNVAYDPNSGEEPFYRRIVTFQTDTESLDQESSAVGVKYKVEIDTDTPLRKTYDPGHRYADQDGNVTYPNIDVVAEFVNALEAGRAYEANISALDVTKDMFNTSLRILA, via the coding sequence ATGTTAAAAGGAATTGATATCAGTACCAGTGCCCTGGTGGCGCAGCGTCAGCGGATGAATACCATCGCTGGTAACATTGCTTCGGTGAATGTCGCTTATGATCCCAATAGTGGAGAAGAGCCCTTTTATCGTCGAATTGTGACATTTCAGACTGACACGGAGAGCTTAGATCAGGAATCTTCGGCTGTGGGGGTGAAGTATAAGGTCGAAATTGATACAGACACACCTCTCAGAAAAACATATGATCCCGGACACCGTTATGCGGATCAGGACGGGAACGTTACGTATCCCAATATTGATGTGGTGGCCGAGTTTGTGAATGCCCTGGAAGCGGGGCGTGCTTACGAGGCAAATATTTCCGCATTGGATGTTACGAAAGACATGTTCAATACTTCATTACGAATTCTGGCCTGA
- a CDS encoding flagellar hook assembly protein FlgD, translating into MPVDGISGSSNANSVNVVEADKVGFNGLTAETFMKLLITELQNQDPTEPLGNEQLLAQLSSMRELQSNIELSDTLKEITTGQSLTQAAGLIGKEIEGQDGEQAPVAGVVDRAFVREGKAYVGVGAYELPVSAISNVQSPVSAA; encoded by the coding sequence ATGCCCGTAGATGGAATTAGTGGCAGTAGTAATGCTAACTCTGTCAATGTAGTAGAGGCAGATAAAGTCGGCTTTAATGGTTTGACAGCCGAGACATTCATGAAGCTTTTAATTACCGAGCTGCAAAATCAGGATCCGACTGAGCCGCTGGGGAATGAACAGCTGCTGGCTCAGTTATCGAGTATGCGTGAGTTGCAATCGAATATTGAGTTGTCCGATACTCTCAAGGAAATCACCACAGGTCAGTCTTTAACCCAAGCCGCCGGGCTGATTGGTAAAGAAATTGAAGGCCAGGACGGCGAACAGGCACCTGTTGCCGGAGTCGTTGACCGTGCGTTTGTCCGGGAAGGGAAAGCCTATGTGGGAGTTGGTGCGTATGAGCTTCCCGTCTCCGCGATCTCAAACGTTCAATCGCCCGTAAGTGCTGCGTAA
- a CDS encoding flagellar basal body rod protein FlgB has product MLEQMLNSKSLPLLEKMAAFTERRQDVLAGNIANIDTPTYKMRDLPVAEFQKALREAVELKSKLNEPAAQQSLAMPVTLGNHQPVETELEKLFPRSLFQAREAAPQNITFQDDNNRSIESQVMRMTKNSMMQQFAVEVMMAQLNQLMTVISERA; this is encoded by the coding sequence ATGTTAGAGCAAATGCTGAATTCGAAATCATTGCCATTGCTGGAAAAAATGGCTGCGTTCACGGAACGCAGACAGGATGTTCTGGCTGGTAATATCGCGAATATCGATACGCCAACTTATAAAATGCGTGATTTGCCGGTTGCAGAATTTCAAAAGGCATTACGCGAAGCGGTTGAATTGAAATCAAAACTGAATGAGCCCGCTGCGCAACAGTCCTTAGCGATGCCTGTGACACTTGGTAATCATCAGCCGGTCGAAACAGAACTGGAAAAATTGTTTCCTCGCAGCCTGTTTCAGGCCCGGGAAGCCGCGCCCCAGAACATCACGTTTCAGGATGATAATAATCGGAGTATCGAGTCTCAGGTGATGCGGATGACGAAAAACTCAATGATGCAGCAGTTTGCCGTTGAGGTCATGATGGCTCAGTTGAATCAGTTGATGACTGTTATTTCAGAGCGTGCCTAG